The sequence ATACGTCATATGCGGACCGAAACGATACATTCTATCAGCGGACATGAGACCGACAAGCGAATCGGCCGGCACTCACTATCTTAAGACACATCGTGTGCTGTATCATAACATGCGATGGGGATTCTGTCTGAAAACTCCACGATGACAGCCTTTCTCAACGAAACCGGAATATAGTTAAAGAACGTACCCTTTACTCACGGAGAGATCTCGTCTCGACGAACGCATCGCTCTGTCAGGTGACGAGCACCGAATCCCTGTGGGGCTGCCAGTGAAGTGCTTACCAAGACCGCTCCCACGGCACGCCCCTTGCTTGAGTAGACAACCCTTTGACATTCCAAATGAAGGCACTCATCGGCGGTGCAACGTAATTTTTATGCGCCGAAAGCTATTTGCTGCCGAGAGAGTGGACACGCGTGCACCCTGGAACGTTTAGGTGGTACAATCAATCTAGTGTTGTACGCCTCCCACTCGGCTCCCGTCGTACATGTGGCCCCGGGCAACCGAGGTACATAATGTAGCGATCCTTTCCGGCCTCGGCACGTGTACATTACAGGTTTACCTCTGCCTGGTGGCTCTTGACCCCCGGGTGCTCTTTACCGGCCGACTCGTTCGATAACTCCTCGTCGTTCGGTTTCGTCCCCTGCCTGCGCCGCATTCAACTGCAGGCACTTCTTTGCTTTATCTATCTACCCCATCCAATACGGACGGTGCAACCGGTTTTATCCGGCCCGCAGTGGCCACCGATCCAGATCTGAGTCGGCCGTCGACGCCTGCTCGTTTCTCTCGGTTGGCGCGTCGTACGGACGGTGCGCGTATGCTTCATTGCCCTGCGCCTCCCCACAGACATTCTTGTCGTTGCGGCGCTCTCTTCTCTGCCAACCTCGGCACGCCTTAACCTCGATTTACTGATTCGAATGAAAATTTCCACGCTTCAAGAAAAGAAGCTCGACGAGCTCCGCGACATCGCGCGTGGTCTCGATCTTCGTGGGTACAGTAAACTCCGCAAGCAAGACTTAATCTACCGTATCCTGGAAGCGCAGGCGGAGGATGCGGCTCGTTCCGGCTCTTCGAGATCACGCAACGGGTCCACAAACGGATCCTCCGACTCCTCGAGGAAGCGTTCGAGCAACCGGTCGAAGAAGTCATCGAGCAATTCTTCAAACTCAAGCGGCCAGGAGGACAAATCATCGCGGAAGAACCAGCGAGGTAGCGGCAAAGCTTCCGGAAACGGTGGCCGATCGTCTAAGGACCGTCAAAAAGGGAGTGCGTCCTCGAAAAACGGATCGTCGAAGAAACGTTCGTCCAACGGCGACAAAAGCTCTTCAAACCGGGGATCCAACCAGAAGTCTAACTCGAAACGATCTTCGTCCAAGGGATCACACGACGGACGCTCAAAACAGCAGCAGTCGAGCAAAAAGAACTCGATCTACGCGGATCGGCCGGAATACATGGCCGAGTACGATGCCGACGACACCGAACTCCGCGGCATGATCGAGAAGGTCGGGCTACTTGAGGTGCTGCCCGATGGCTACGGCTTCCTCCGGTCAGACGAGTACAATTTCGAGTCCAGCCCGGATGACATCTACGTCTCTCCGTCGCAAATCAAGCGCTTCGGCCTTCAGGATGGCGACACGGTCTTCGGGCAGGTTCGGCCACCGAAAGAAGGCGAGAAATACTTCGCACTAATTCAGGTTCACACCGTCAATGGCTGCAAGCCGGGCGAACTGGAAGAGCGGCGCGAGTTCGATTACCTGACTCCCATCTTCCCAAACAAGCGCCTCACGCTGGAGACCGATGCCACGGAGTACGGGCAACGCATCATCGACCTCTTCGCCCCGATCGGCATGGGGCAGCGCGGCCTGATCGTC comes from Longibacter salinarum and encodes:
- the rho gene encoding transcription termination factor Rho, which codes for MKISTLQEKKLDELRDIARGLDLRGYSKLRKQDLIYRILEAQAEDAARSGSSRSRNGSTNGSSDSSRKRSSNRSKKSSSNSSNSSGQEDKSSRKNQRGSGKASGNGGRSSKDRQKGSASSKNGSSKKRSSNGDKSSSNRGSNQKSNSKRSSSKGSHDGRSKQQQSSKKNSIYADRPEYMAEYDADDTELRGMIEKVGLLEVLPDGYGFLRSDEYNFESSPDDIYVSPSQIKRFGLQDGDTVFGQVRPPKEGEKYFALIQVHTVNGCKPGELEERREFDYLTPIFPNKRLTLETDATEYGQRIIDLFAPIGMGQRGLIVAPPKAGKTVLLQKIAAGVTKNHPDAHLIMLLVDERPEEVTDMDRHVDGEVIASTFDSDAEKHVEIADTVMMKAKRLVESGQDVIILLDSITRLARAHNAVVPSKGRTLSGGVEAGALRGPKQFFGAARNVEEGGSLTVIGTALIDTGSKMDEVIFEEFKGTGNMELVLNRTMADRRIYPAIDLIKSGTRREELLISKPQMKRIWVLRKILADMDAIEAMQFLLDKMEGTEDNDDFLATMNS